TCGCCGACGCGGCGCGGTTTGAGTTGGTGGAAGGAGCGCTTACTTGGGAGCAGGCGAAGACGGATGCGGAGGCGCGGGGCGGGCATCTGGCGACGTTTGCCAGCGCGGCCGAGTGGGAGGCTGGCAAATCCGTCTGGCAGGCCTATGGGCGATCGACCTGGATCGGAGGATATCAACTCGCGGAGGGACCCGAGCCAAGGGGCGGATGGATTTGGATCACCGGAGAGCCTTGGTCTTTTGAAGCGTGGGCACCTTCCGAGCCAAACAACTACCTCGGGTTCGTCGAAAACCATCTCGATATCCTTGCAGCTGGAGGGTGGAACGATGCGCCGGGCGCAACCCGTCAGCCTTACCTGATCGAGTATCCCGAACGGGGTCCGGTTGCGCCGTTCGATCGGTTCGAACTGAATGAGGGCGCGACGCTGGGCATCGGCATCCGTGTCTCGGATCCCGACCTTCCGCAACAGACGCTCTCGCTGGAGCTGGTGTCGGGTCCGGATGGGATGGTGCTGACGCCGGCACAAGCACTGATTTGGACGCCTACCGAGGCGCTGGGGCCGTCCACGAACGAAGTGGTGCTGCGGGTGACTGACGATGGGGATCCGCCGGCCTCGGCGACGGTGTCGTTCGGGGTCGTCGTCCGCGAAGTCAACCGGGCGCCGACGGTGTCGTCGCGTCTGGTGATGGACTTCGGGTCGGATCCCGTCGGCGTCGCCACAGTGGTTGGCACCAACAATGCCGCCTGGGTGGTCATCGGCGGGAACCCGGGCGGGTTCCTCGGTCTCACCTATTCGCGGACCAATGAGTACACCGCCCTGGTGTTGCCCCCGGTGCCGCACACCGAAGCGGTGATCGCCGGGTTCCGGATGTCGTGTGACGTGCGCGCGGGCAATGGCCCGGAGGAACGCATGGCGGACGGCATCAGCTTCAGTTTCGCCCGGGAGGGTGATCCGGTGCTGATGGATCCGTGGGATCAGCCGGGTTACGCCGGGGGATGCTGCGCTGAGACCGGCACGCGGACGGGTCTTGCGGTGTCCTTTGATACCTGGGCGGGCAACACCTACCCGGGAGCCGACGGGGACACCGACGATGTGGAGGGACTGATTGTGCGGGTGGATAACGTCACGGTGGTGAAGGTGGCAATCCCGACCCGGAACGGGGAACCGGCGGACGCCACCAGCCTGCAGACCGGTCCGCGCGACGCAGCGTACTGGGCAGGAGGCGGCAATCCGCTCTGGCCGGCCGCGTGGGCGACGCTGTCGTGGCAGCCGCTGGTGCTGGAGCTGAACGCGGAGGGGCGCTTCTCGGCCTGGTGGAAGGGGGTTCCTGTATTGGAAGACGTGGAGACGGGTTTTGTGCCGGGTCCCGGCCGTTTTGTGCTGGCGGGCCGGACGGCCAACTCGGTGGGGAACGTTCATTTGGACAACCTGCGGTTGAGCGTCATCACCCGGCACGAGGTGGCGGAGGGGGAAACCCTGACGCTGGCGCTCGATGCCAATGATCCGGACCTGCCACCGCAGGTGCTGGATTTTGAGGTGTTGCGGGGTCCCGCGGGCGCGTCAGTCAACGCAGAGGGCGTGTTGACCTGGACCCCGGCGGAGGCACAGGGGCCCTCCACCAATGTGGTGGAGGTCCGGGTTCGGGACGATGGGGTGCCGCCGGTGACCGTCATCGCCGCGTATCAGATCGTGGTCAAGGAGGTCAACCAGCCGCCCGTTTGGTCCGCGATGCCCGACCTTGCCGTGGATGAGGAGACGCCGTTGGAGTGGAATCTGGAAGCGGACGACCCGGATTTGCCGCCTCAGGCGTTGACCTTCCGGCTGGTGAGCGGTCCGGACGGCCTGCTGGTGAGTTCGGAAGGTACGCTGCATTGGACCCCTGGGGAGGCGGACGGACCGTCGGAAGTGTCCGTGACCGTCGCGGTTGACGACGACGGCGGACCCCCGCTGTCAGCAACCAACACCTTTCAGATCACGGTGCGCGAGGTCAACCGGCCGCCGCTCCTGGATCCGGTGGACGATTTTGCGATGGACGAAGGCAGTCCGCTGATCCTGGTGCTGGGCGCCTCGGATCCGGATCTCCCGCGGCAGGCACTGACGTTCTCCCTGGCGGCCGGACCTGCGGGGCTGACCGTGGGCCCGGGTGGAATCCTGACCTGGACCCCCGGCGAGGCGGACGGGCCGTCGGAGGTGGTGGTGGATGTGGCGGTGACGGACGACGGCATGCCGCCGCTGACGACGGTGGGACGCTTCCGGATCACGGTTCGGGAGGTGAACCAGCCCCCGGCGATGGCACCGGTTCCTGCGATCGAGGTGGACGAGGGAGCGCTGGTGAGCCTCACGCTCACGGCAGGCGATCCCGACCTGCCACTGCAGGCGCTGGTGTTTTCCCTGGTCAGCGGTCCTGAGGGCATGACGGTGACGCCGTCGGGGGAGCTTCGCTGGCAGACGGGCGAGGCCGACGGACCGGGGACGGTCATTGCGGAAGTGCGGGTGACCGACGACGGCGACCCACCGCAGTCGGCGGACCAGCGGATCGTGATCACGGTGCGGGAGGTGAATGAGCCCCCGGTGCTGGATCCGGTGCCAGATCAGGTGGCGGCGGCCGGCGAGCCGTTCGAATGGCTGCTGACGGGCCGGGATGCTGATCTGCCGCCGCAACCGCTGACCTTCGCCCTGGTGTCGGGGCCGACCGGATTGACCGTGGAGCGGGAGGGACTACTGCGCTGGACCCCGCCTCTGGTCGCGGCGCCTTCGACCAATGAGGTGACGGTCCTCCTGTTGGACGGTGCATTGAGCGTGCGGGGGGCCTTCCGGATTGTCGTGCCGGAATGGATCGTGCTGGGCATTCAGGCGCCGCGCGCGGATGGGCGGATCGTTCTGGAGATCCGGGCGGGGCTGTTGAAGCCCGTCGTTGTCGAGGAGGCGACGGTGTTGGGAGCCTGGGAGGAGCTGCAGCGCCTGCTTGGGTTGGGCATGGACACCCCGGTGGAGTTGTTGATCAACGCGGCGCCCGGTCCGGAGGCCCGCTATTGGCGGGTCCGCGGCGATTGAACCGGCCGCGACGCACCGCGCAGACCAACGTAGAACGGCCCCCGGCGCGATTGCGGAACCGGCGTGGAACTGCTCGGATCGGTCCCAGACACGCCTCCTTCCATGAATCGCACCGCCTCCATCCTGCTGGGCCTGTCGGCCCTCGTCCTCACGGCCACCGCGACGTCCGCCGCAGAACTGAAGTTCTCCGTCGTACCCGGATTCTTTGAGGAGAATCCCGGCGGCAAGTTGCTCGGCCCCACTCACGGCGGCGTGGTGGAGGACAAGGCCGGCAACCTCTACGTCACCACGGACACCCCGCGCGGGATCGTGGTCTTCACGCCGGCAGGGAAATTCCTCAAGACCATCGGGCCGATGCGCATCCACGGACTGGAAGTGCGCGAGGAGAACGGCGTCGAATTCATCTATGGTGCGCGTCCGGGCGATCACGAGGTCGTCAAGCTGCGGATGGATGGCAGCAAGGAATGGTCCATTCCGTTCCCGGCGGAGTCGGGGCTTTACACGGACGAGAAGGGTTTCAATCCATGCGCCGTCACCGTGGCCCCCGATGGTTCGATCTTCGTCGCCGACGGGTACGGGTCCAACCATGTGCTCCGGTTCGACCCGGATCGAAAGTTCGTCAAGGCGTTCGGGGGTGCGGGCGCCGCGGAGGGCCAATTCAACACCTGCCACGGCATCGCCCTCGATACGCGCACGGGCCGGCCGCTGCTGTTCGTCTGCAATCGCAACAACAACCGCGTCGAGCACTGGGACCTCGATGGCAACTTCGTCAAGGTCCTCCAGAAAGACCTCAGAATGCCCGCCGCCGTGCACATCCGCGGCGACCTTGCGGTGGTGCCTGAACTGCAGGGACGCGTGACGGTGCTGGACAAGACCGGAGCCATCGTCGCCCAGGTTGGCGACAATCCCGATGAGTTGCAGCGCGCCAATTTCGGCCTGCCGCCAGACCAATGGCGGGACGGCATCAGCAACTCGCCGCACGGCGCCTCGATAGACCGCGACGGCAACCTCATCGTGACGGAGTGGAGCCAGTTCGGCCATCTGCACAAGTTTGTCCTCGTGCCGTAAGGCCGCCTCCCGAGCCCCACACCGGATCCGGCCAGACCCGGTGGTCGCCGGATCAGACCCGCCCTCCCGATCCGGAAGGTGGAATGGCGATGGCGACGTAGGGGAGATTGCGGTGCCTCCCGGCCAGATCGAGGCCGTAGCCCACGACAAACACATCGGGAATCCGGAATCCAACATAGTCGGCGATCGCCGGCCGCTCCCGACGCTCCGGTTTGTCCAGCAGCACACAGGTGCGCAGGCTCGCAGGGCCGAGACGGCGCAGACGCCGGAGGACCGTGTCGAGAGTCCGCCCGGTGTCGAGGATGTCGTCCACCACCAGCACATGCCTTCCGCCCAGTTCCACCGGCGGGGTTCGGGTGATCGTCAGCAGGCCCGGCCGCGTGGAATCCCGGTAGCTGGTGGCGCGCAGGAATTCGAGACTCAGGGGCAGCCGGATTTGCCGGATCAGGTCGGAGAGAAACACCACCGTGCCGTTCATCAGCCCGACCACGACCAGCTCGCGCCCCGCGTAGTCGGCAGAGATCCGGCGCCCGAGTTCGCCCACGCGGCTCCGGATTCTGGAGGCCGGGATCAGCACGCTGCGGAGCTCCCGTCGCAGCGCCTCAGGTGGCGCACCGCCGGTGCCGGTTACCAAGGGCACCCGGGCGCCGCGCCCCGAGGCGACCCGTTCAGATATGCCGCGAGTCGGCGTGATCCTTGGCGGCATAGCCGGTCTCCTGGCGGCGCAGGTTGACCTCGTTCTTCTTCACGTACGCCGCGAAGACATCGTCCGCACTCATTCCAAGCACCTGTGCCAGGGAAATGAGGAAGTGCAGCAGGTCCACGACCTCCACCCGGGCGTTCTGTTCGTCGAACTTCTGGTACTTCGCCCACCATTTCCACGGAACACTGTCGGTGAGTTCGGCCAGCTCCTGCGTCATCGCCCGGGTGTAGTTGAGAATCCACTGGGTCCGGGCCGCTTCGTCCATCTGATCGGTGAAGACGCCAATCCGCTCGTTGAGCGCCCGTTGCATTCGAAACAATTCGCGGAGCTGGTCCGGGGGGGGCGCGTTCATGTCACGAACATTCTGGACCGTGGCCGTCCGCGGCTCAACCCGGAACCTGGAGGGTCCGCAATTGGGGCTCGCAGTTTGGCGACCGGCACGACTCTCGCTAGTGTGGATGGGTGTTCCGAAGGTTCCAACGGGTGGCGTTGGCGCTGTGTTTTGGCCTGACGCTGGCGGCGCAGGACATGCGCTACATCCGGTTGCGGACCGAGCTCATCCCCACCCCGCCGCGTCCGGTGGCGGCGCGGGCAACGGTTCCGGCACCCGACGAGGAGCCGGTCCGGGGCCTCTACCTGATCCAGTTCCAGCGGGTTCCCGACGAGGCGGCCCGGCGGGATCTGCAAGGTCGCGGCGTCGAACTTCTGCATTACGTTCCCGACGATGCCTTTGTCGCGTTGCTGGAGCAGGTCCGTGTTTCGTCGCTGCGCGCGGACCCCGCGATCCGGTGGGTGGGTCCGTATGAACCGCGACACAAGATGGATCCGCGCCTCGCGGACCTTTTTGGGGCGCAGGTGGTTGGGAGGCTGCCGGTCCGCCTGCTGACCCGGGCGGGCCTGGGCGGTGAGGACCTGGCGCTGGTCTTTCGCCACCTGCAGGGGGCGCGCCGGCGGGCGGTGCTGGGCATGGGAATGACCTACGAGGGTTCGCTGAACCTCGCCCAGTTGC
Above is a window of Verrucomicrobiia bacterium DNA encoding:
- a CDS encoding dUTPase; amino-acid sequence: MNAPPPDQLRELFRMQRALNERIGVFTDQMDEAARTQWILNYTRAMTQELAELTDSVPWKWWAKYQKFDEQNARVEVVDLLHFLISLAQVLGMSADDVFAAYVKKNEVNLRRQETGYAAKDHADSRHI
- a CDS encoding 6-bladed beta-propeller translates to MNRTASILLGLSALVLTATATSAAELKFSVVPGFFEENPGGKLLGPTHGGVVEDKAGNLYVTTDTPRGIVVFTPAGKFLKTIGPMRIHGLEVREENGVEFIYGARPGDHEVVKLRMDGSKEWSIPFPAESGLYTDEKGFNPCAVTVAPDGSIFVADGYGSNHVLRFDPDRKFVKAFGGAGAAEGQFNTCHGIALDTRTGRPLLFVCNRNNNRVEHWDLDGNFVKVLQKDLRMPAAVHIRGDLAVVPELQGRVTVLDKTGAIVAQVGDNPDELQRANFGLPPDQWRDGISNSPHGASIDRDGNLIVTEWSQFGHLHKFVLVP
- the hpt gene encoding hypoxanthine phosphoribosyltransferase, which gives rise to MPPRITPTRGISERVASGRGARVPLVTGTGGAPPEALRRELRSVLIPASRIRSRVGELGRRISADYAGRELVVVGLMNGTVVFLSDLIRQIRLPLSLEFLRATSYRDSTRPGLLTITRTPPVELGGRHVLVVDDILDTGRTLDTVLRRLRRLGPASLRTCVLLDKPERRERPAIADYVGFRIPDVFVVGYGLDLAGRHRNLPYVAIAIPPSGSGGRV